ttttaaataaaaaaaaaaacaaaaataattatcttaatCATCTGAACTGACTTCTCGGATGTATTTTTTGTTCGTATctcttaaaattatttatgttaattaaaaatataatgtattcATATTAGTCTACTTAATTTTTAGAATTTCCAatagttaaagatatattgttcccctaaaaacatgaaaagtgaagattaataaaataaaaagactgttactaggccattttgcagtaaaaaataatgactatttttTGGGCTATGAATTACATATTTTCAAGTAAAACAATCTTTGATCCAATTTGTTgtcaaaatgaataactattatgtgaatgatataaaacattagaaaaacattttttcagggggacaatatatctaaaACCTTTTTCTTATTAGTTGGTCAAAATGATATTGAATTGGATAGACAGTAgaatccatttttttaaacataaaatgtataaagggttaaaaatcatgatacagtatttattaaataGCAATGTTTTAAACCATGTTGCATGTTAGCATATTATATTGGTAGCAGtgaattgtatattttaatgaaatcaaAGCTCTATATAACATGTTTTCTTATGAATATGAATTCACACTACATTTGATTTGATAGTCAAAGAAAGAATTGTGGCCACGGTTGGAGTTCTATTCTGAGCcaaattagatttttttgtgAATCACCATTCTGAgcaaaaattagatttttttgtgAATCTCGTAAATAATGTTATGTAATGTTTTCTTAAAATGGTATACTATACtagttattaaagtaaatgaattaaatatgttgaGTAAAGTTAACTCTCCTAATGCCAAATGCCATTGCCTTAACATAATTTTTATAGTATTAAGGTTAGTATCAGGAGTAGTGCTAGGGGCACGCCTCGCCTCCCCTTTTAacagctaaaatgaaattatgaccttttttatatatatttttgacgGACTACTAATATTAGTGCTCCCTGGATCTCCACATGGTAACGTAATTTTGACATGTTTTCCTAAAGACTTTGGCATGTTTGGACCTCTGAAAAAAGATTGTCCATTATTAGAAGAGTTGACTATAATATGAGTGCATAGCAAAACATGTAGCCTTTGGACATGAATTGTGACCCATGTATAGATTATtcatactttattttttaatgtactggaatgcttttaatattttatttgaaacaaattcatattttgtatgaaaattccaaagaaaataaatatctgATATATAGATATTGAACTATAAGTTGGTCTagtaaatttgttaaaaatgtattgtccctttgactaattccaaaaaaaatatttaaaaaaagatttcgaaaaaaagtgggtaattttgaagtatcgtaatagttattaacttccaccaaaaattagtccaaaaaaaaatcatttaactgatatacagacacttttttttaataactttgacttccagtcaaagttttcaatctaaacatatcttataatgcaacgcccttgtttggctactctgtatacataatcataaaactttctCGCGCTCTGTGTgagaacaccttctcaaccgtgacgagttgtaaacaatcctaattagcatcatgcataatgcaaactcgtggtttgaaatctttgtttacttttgctcgtgacgattttccatacaaaatgtaatcaaattaatttacctgttaattacgtaaacttgttgtttttggcttgaaATTTCGACTTCTAAGTGAATAACttcaatatactttgatatggtcaatttaaatttagaatattttgactttcatttttttgtgttttaagggacaatacatctttaagctatTGAACAagttaagcctgttttccactaggagAATTCATTCATGCGTATCAAACATTCTcaagctctgattggttgcacaTGAAATAAGTACATGATAAATGCAGTGGATGTATTGTATGAATAGAGCACATAAACTAACATGGGTTTTCCCCTGTGTGATGATCATGCAGTGGCTATAGTGAGTAGTCTAATCAGCATTTGCTCAGTCAAGGCCAAAGCGAGATAAGGAAAAGatgttaaatataattattaatataaaaaattaaataactacCAACCGATGATCTGAATAGGGTATTAGTTGGGTCCCATCAGTTTAATTGGGGTTCTataactgtatactgtagttgACTGGCATGTATTTAAATATGTGGCCTAATTGTTTTCCATCCTGCTAAGTAAACTGACATTACATTGCAAATTTTAAATACCAGTCACAATTGCCTTATGACTCGGTTCACTTACAGTAGTCCTTGTGTTTAcacaattaaacaatacaacCGATTAAAACAATGAGTTTTtctttattaaacaatttattaaataatattcactGAAAACCACAGAGGATTTAAATTAGGCTGATTTAATTCCTCcatggaaaaacaaaaacatttttttttatttctttaaatagtGCATCTCCCTCAAAATGAAAAAATCATGCATTGTAGACAACATAATAGTTTGCTCGTAGGAAAAGTGACTAACTGCTACAGCTCAACCTTGCCCAGAAAGCTTCAAGTTCATTTACTAGGTGGGGACCAGTCTATACAAGCCCAAGTAATATAAATTTCCTATTCAAGTTTGCAGCATCAAATGACCTAAAATTGTCTTCAAATACTAATACGCAGTTAACAATTTCcataattttaacttaaaatcacaaatacatgaaataaataaatctatcaATCTGCCAACTCTCTAGATTATAAAGAAATgtacaaaaaacaaatattgaatgtTTCTACGCTTTAAATTTCCATTAAAATTTCCAAAAGTATATTTACACCTATTTATTAAATACTTTCATAGAAGGAAATTCTTCAATAAATTCAATAGAAGAAACAAAtagtacattattttgtttatattggtCACATGATTTAAATTATGCAGGTACAATTAACTATTATCTCGGATAATAAATGCGATAAAATCTAGAAATTGCCTTTTTAAGGTATTTGAGCCTTAAATTTCAAACTAAGTTGCATGTAAAGTGCCCTCTAATTTGTTTTAGTTTTTGGCCTAgtatagtatttttattatacacCATTTTTTCAACTGATACTATGGTTGGGCAATATAAACACTTTTAAAAGGCTTTATTATGGATAtatctaaagctctatctacactttATGTgagtgtccatatatggatatgatgacgtcatatcactaccacatttgggcactttacactagtttaatagtgttgACAGAGATTTAGTTTGAGTTATGAGACATAAACACTTGATGATTCAAACCAAGCATTTTGTAAAGCATATAAAATTATGTGCGTATTCCATCACAAAGTTGACTGTTTGTCTCTTTTATACTTTTCCTGGTGTAACACCTGATTAGGACTCAAGGTTAAACAAAAGTACTGCTTCATACTCATTCTTTACTCCCTGTTAAAGATGGTTGATCCCTTAGCATTCAGGAAGTAGATAAGTGGAAACGATATTAGCATGATGACCATTCCAATTGAAAATATTAGCGactgaaagaaaaacaaaaatattaaatatagaagctatacgtaagtgatttgaccaatcacaccaATTGCAGCTGTCTCAacttatttcattttgttgAAACACATGTTGTACCCTACTAGTGTTTATTTTCTTCATACTTTTTGTATTACGTACATttcaagtattttttaaatgcaattcTTTGACCTGCTACTTCCTACCTACtaaatcaatcattttttttacctcCTGCTCACGGCTTGGTTTTAAGAATAATCTAGCAGTATAAGCGTTCCATACACTCTCAGTCCATGTTGAGTATTTCTCAGAACTCCACTGAGGAAAGTCTTCAACATCCTCCACAAATGCAGGAGATACAGCAATTGTATAGCCAGTGGCACTTTGTACACATATACCATTCAAGTTTGGACCTTGCATATATGAAAAACTATACATCTAGATAAAAAGAATAGGTCATTGTGGGTTGGCAGGTATTATTTGTTGACACACGCACAATGTAGGGTTGAGGCAGGGTCACCGAATTTTAGAGTCTTTTACCAACCTAAAGCTAAGTTCACACTAAGCCCGGATCCGATCTAGTCTGGTGGTTggtttaaaatttgagtgtagtGTTTAAGAATACAAGATTCATACAACAGATTCTGCATAAAACATGTGTGTGATTGAAAAAAACTTCATTGCTCTCCACGCATTGATTGATATGTTTCTAAGTCGTCAGTAGtcacaaatcaaaagctccctaaTACCATTGTGATGTACAATCTGAACATGcattattcataaataaaaaattatttttatgcatacctcattttcatcatcatttttacatttatctTTATCTTCTTTATCAATGTTTTTGATGTCAAGTGCTATAAAGTATGATAAAAGATTATGTACCAATTTTACATAATTGCTGGTGGTACGGTGCACTCCAATATAGAATTGATAAGGCACATCAGCtaaaaaaatgagaaaaaaacaacCTTTTGttagaaaaaattaataatcatcaGAATGGAAGGATTGTCTTCCCTTTAAACTATGCTTTATCTCCACATGTAAAATTATTAGGCAAATATTGTATCATGAAAAATAGGTTAATTCTAGAAGGAACAATTATACAGCCTTCATGTGTCCACACATGTGTATCACAGAATTTACCTCGAGAGGAGATTCATCGTGAGCTAACTTACACACATACAGTTAAGACAAGGAATggcctggtttaatgttttaaaagtaatatatatgcattattattacaaaatgtcaacaattgaagggaatgggtctttaatCAGCCTGATATAGGGGGCTAATTTAGTTTACTgaggtaaccccctactcgaatgatgaactgggtaCATACTTTTAAACTATGCACACTACTGTTTAAAGTCCGAAAAATTTGTTCCACTTGTTAGGAGTGCCCGATATTAATGGCTTATTAGGTATGTTAAAcagcgcccctgccttaaccgcttgACCCACTTATTATTACTTTCTTTGCATAATGTTGTGTACTTACATAATACATTAGAATCTTCCTCATCTAGAACAGACTGAAATAATCTACATGTAGGTTTATATAGGAAACAATAAATGAGTTCACCAGTCTGTGgagaaaacaaaacatatatattattttaatttcttgtaTTCATAcagcattttatattttaatctttGCTTGATTAATGCCTGTGACAGATCTAGAAATGTTAcaagtttaataaaaatgtacagaaaCTATAGAACAATGGATCCCACGCaggtacaaaaaaaaaaaaaatgtacaaataataacaaaaccaatatatactatatattttatttcatatttaattcCTTATAAAAATGTCATAAATGTAATTCAAAAACTATGATTAAAGCATGTGAATTTACTCAcaatatgtaaataaaagttaaaaaaataccCTGTTAAATACATAAAACAGTCATTTGTGTATTAAGCAGTACTTACAATAGAATGGTTTGCAGTAGTTAAATTATATGCTTCATCAGATGTGCTACCACCAGCTTCTAAATACAATGCTTTAGCAATACCAGTTGCTACATTATTTAAATTCTGAAAAGcaaataaaatattctttatattatcaataatcattgtatttattttatttccaaatcCAACCAACAGCCAGAAATTCCAAGCCACTTATAGTGGTCTAGAAAAGCTGACATCAAAACCAAAAAAATCCATGTAAAAGTCTTGATTTTTCGGCCCTTAATAATAACCCTGTATTCATTATTACTGAGTATCAACACACTGCAGAACAGTGGTAACAACAAATAACAACTTCAATGTACTACATTGTAAATCAAAtttcaaatatataattaaacacATTAGTACAAACACACCTACAATCAAATACCCGTTTCACATTGCCTAGAAAACGCTGGAGTTTAAACACACCTCATGGTGTCAACAACTGGTGTGGATTCTGGTGTGTGTAAACTCTTTGCTAGGCGATGTGAAAGGTGAAAATTAACACATTTTAGAATGTTGTACATACATCTGTTAGAACACCTTCTGTTTCTTCTTGTCCATCTGTGAAATTTAATCCTAGAAGCGCCGCCACTTCAAAACGACTGTTATAAAATCTAAAATATAGAAAAgactaattattattaccacGTCCTTTGAATAAGACGTAAAGCTGTTGGTCCCGTGTAAATAAAGTGCATGTTACAGAACATGGTACTGTATACTATTTGAAAACAGGTTTGGATTGTCGCCGAGTGTGCTGATACGAGTAGGCAGTGGTGGTTGGCGCTAGCTGCACTGATGGCTGCCATTGGTCTGTGGAAAGCCTAATTTAAACGCTGTCACTTTTTCGGTTTAACTTGAGGATAATTTTAAGGGTAttgtattgtttgaaggtttgcatggcatatgtcgatataaagtttgcgataCACCACATACATACAGTTTTGCAAAGAACTGTCGAGTTTCTCAACAATCTCACTTCTGAaacgtcaagaaactcaacagtttttttttcacaaatatatatatatacgtggtgtaccgcaaactttatatcgaGATAAAGGTATtgattatacaataatttaccTTTCGACATTAACCATATTTACAAAAAACTTTATTACAGAAAAAGATTATCAGAATTTAAAGAAGAGAGAGATAAGCACCTGTTATTATATTCTCTTTGATGATCAGATATTACAACACCTGGGATGGTGTTATCTTCACGTAAAAAGCTTTGAAATGACGCTGGTGGCAGGCCTTGTCCATCAGGAGCCTTTTCTAGTTTTACTTCTGTAGACTCAAAaccaatttttaaattgttgataaattcctagaaaaaaaaacatcatatatacatttgaaatgaatgaaatactACTGTAGCCTAGCAATACtgctgaaatgaaaaaaaaagaacaaaaaacaagaaaatttcAACCGAACTTGAATATTCTGATTAGTGTATGCACACGGCACAAAAAACTAAATTTGAACTTTATAGTATGCTAATGTGATTGAATAGGAAATCTGGCAATGGGATGTAAAGTCGTTAGTCCTATGCACATACATCACGCATTTACACTATAAAAAATGAGTAGGGAATCATCTCTGTGTGCTGACCATGGTAGGCACTGCGATGAAGTTAGATCAGAGAAGGCGCTGCACTGTGTCTGCCGTGAGTTCATAGTTCGCAAATTCAAATTTCTTGTTATACAACGACAAttacattttgtaaaacatCACTCAATTATACTTACACTCGTTTTGCTTGAAGGTGTTTTGTCGTGATGCGCATAGTATTTCTCGTTGTCTGGTAGACCTAGCTGCCTAAGCTCCAGAAACATTGCAATATTTGTGAGATTTACTAAAGCTGGTTGCTCCTTTGCTTTGTTCATTTTCACGGGATATTGTCCTCTTAACATATCGAATACAGTTCGTGATGAGCCAATGTAGTCATAACTTTCCtgaatttatacaataattatagtaatttaTAAGGGGAACATTTGTCAGAATGATTCCACTGCAGTGTTTAATCATGATTTTGGGAGTTAACACACTTTAATACTTTTAGTGACAGAGCCTCGTAAATCTATACAAACTAAAATTATActttattgcagtaaaaaaaaaatttggtgGCATGATTTTGACATGATCTCTAAACATACACATTAACATTTCTGCACcaacatttttgtatatatacgtaaaatattaaaaatttattatatttcatttacgTATATCCAAATTCAAgcaaatgtttaattattttgtgtacagtatatctatttattgatgattttaataatttgtgttttgctATATTACTAAGTTGAATGGAATATTATAGCATAGAAATGTTTGTGTTGTTCTTGTGTTGTTTTAGTGCTTTCTTTGTTGGTGCAAattttctgtactgtatttttatttatatatgatGATATGCCagtttttcaaacaaaattcTTTTTAATGGACAAAATAAAGATACTATGACTATAGTGATAGGTGACAGAGAGAAgcgtattaaaatgttttttttaaacttactcCATGGAAAAATTCAAACATTATAGTCTTACTAAGACTATTCCTTTGCGCTGTATTAAGACGGCCAAGAGCGTACGCCGCTGATAGTAACGTGATGAAACTTGTAGCTGCAAGTTCCACACCAGGTTCTGGTGTTACATCATAAAACAAGCTTGTAGAATCTAATGGCGCTGCTGCTATGATCACAGATTCCTGTTTGTGCGGATTTGTCTTATTTGTACCCGTCAGTGTGCCATATACGTTGCTGTCGGAGAGTGGATCGCAATACCGAACTTCTTCAATGTTTGTCGGTTGGTGTGTTCGTCGCATACACGTTTCCGTATCCACTGCTCCGTGCATAAAGTCCATTAGTTCAACTGCGCATAAAGGATACTCGCGTGCCTTACCTTTGTCTGGTATATTCTTATCAAAGTAACACtaaacagataaaatatattaaaagggAAATATTAGGTTTTAAAAAACTGCTTTTACATTACTGCTTTTTAAGACCAACGCACAATTTTAACTGGCAAGAGATGATTTAAAATCATGAACTGATTGAGAATAAATAGTGATGTGGCACAGACTAGCTGATCATGGAGGTAtagtattacaaaaaaacacattaaatctGATTTTAGTTGAGTCTTTTAAATAGACTGCGTGTGCAGCAAGACCATACATAGCATGTGCGATAATGTTTTTAATCTCAtgccctttttaaaaatattgtcaaatGAAAACAACAGTATTGAATGAATTAAGATATGAACCCAATTTactaattacaaataataataatatcctgcattcctctaagcgctgtacataaactaatacgaaaaaagggattccaaccatgccaaaataaaaaataacccaAACCGAAgtgttataatatattatatgacTATATATACGAGTACAATTTTGGCCAAATTCAAACATAATACTCTAATATGCAATTGCAATTCTATAAATTGATATGTAATCTGAGTTAATCCCACATCTTCTTTAAGGTTTTccaaatgttacataatatGTCTTTTTATTTAAGATTACACTACTTACTTTAAGAATGCTCTCGACTTCCTTCTCATCTAACAGGGAAAATATTGGTATGTTGAAATCATGAGCAACTAAATTTGTTCCAGCTACATTCCACTTCATATCACAAGCGCCATAGCCTACAAATGAATAACAACCAATGATGTCACCCAATCAGTGTGATGActttaaagctctgtgtacactatcaaaatatgTGATTGTGCACatatcatgatgtcatatcactaccatatttggacgcatcacacttttttttcccACTCCACTTACCATATCCTTTGTTAGGACATGCCTGGTCTGGAGAGAATGAGAATGTCTCATTCATAACCTGATTCTCTACATGTGTGTGTATCACCATCATTCCATTTATTTTACTTGAATTCATTAGAGCATTAATTACTTCTCTGCAAAGAAATTAAATAAGTAAAAATGTTATTAGTAGGTAATGTGTAATGAATACATGAAATTcattaaaaagaattttaaataacttttttattatttgtaatttaaatatttaccaTTTTGAtctgtattgaaataaacagtGTAATTACAGACGTTACAGTCAGAACAATTTTACAGTGGCTAGATTTTAATTTGTCCACAGTTGGTTCGAAGAAGTTGCTGATTTGATTGTACAACCGTTGAACAATTACAATAGGGAGTTTTAAATTGCACAAgagtatgaaaaaaaaacaactgatAATCTGCACATGCTCACAAACCAATTAGCATTGTGATAGCAAACCTAAAGTAAACTTACAATGTAAACATGTGTGGTGTTAATATTGGCATGTATGGTTCATGAGGTCCAGTATGTAGTAGCCAGTCGAGGTCTTCATATTCTTGGATGTAATGCACGACACCTGTGTTACCATTCATATCACCTGACAAATTAAGTACAAAAATTAGGtttaaaattttacacatcATTCAATCACTGAAAACTGAATACAATTGGGTTGGTCTACATTGTTGAGAATCTAAAAATTCTCTTTTTTGCTGTTAACGTGCATCAGTACCATATGAGACAATTTAATTGCATTCAAATCTATCTATTAACTCTCCTTGTTCACTCTtgagtttttatttatattattttgaatttaattctataatttgtactttttaaaaaattgtaaaaaacataaaaagtttttttgtatGATAAATATTTGCATACGCCTAGACAAcaagatttgtttgttttatagggCCAAATAAAAACAACACATACTTGAACATCCTGTTTGGCCATTTCGGTTAAACCTTCTTACACATGGTGAAAAGCTATCAATATCTTTGTATATCAAATCTAGAGTCTTCCGATCTGTGAAATAAAGAggaaaataaacacatttcttttgtt
This region of Antedon mediterranea chromosome 8, ecAntMedi1.1, whole genome shotgun sequence genomic DNA includes:
- the LOC140057090 gene encoding nicastrin-like; translated protein: MAVRKYLSALCCLLLLNCVFSDRKTLDLIYKDIDSFSPCVRRFNRNGQTGCSSDMNGNTGVVHYIQEYEDLDWLLHTGPHEPYMPILTPHMFTLEVINALMNSSKINGMMVIHTHVENQVMNETFSFSPDQACPNKGYGYGACDMKWNVAGTNLVAHDFNIPIFSLLDEKEVESILKCYFDKNIPDKGKAREYPLCAVELMDFMHGAVDTETCMRRTHQPTNIEEVRYCDPLSDSNVYGTLTGTNKTNPHKQESVIIAAAPLDSTSLFYDVTPEPGVELAATSFITLLSAAYALGRLNTAQRNSLSKTIMFEFFHGESYDYIGSSRTVFDMLRGQYPVKMNKAKEQPALVNLTNIAMFLELRQLGLPDNEKYYAHHDKTPSSKTSEFINNLKIGFESTEVKLEKAPDGQGLPPASFQSFLREDNTIPGVVISDHQREYNNRFYNSRFEVAALLGLNFTDGQEETEGVLTDNLNNVATGIAKALYLEAGGSTSDEAYNLTTANHSITGELIYCFLYKPTCRLFQSVLDEEDSNVLSDVPYQFYIGVHRTTSNYVKLVHNLLSYFIALDIKNIDKEDKDKCKNDDENEMYSFSYMQGPNLNGICVQSATGYTIAVSPAFVEDVEDFPQWSSEKYSTWTESVWNAYTARLFLKPSREQESLIFSIGMVIMLISFPLIYFLNAKGSTIFNRE